The following are encoded in a window of Onthophagus taurus isolate NC chromosome 3, IU_Otau_3.0, whole genome shotgun sequence genomic DNA:
- the LOC111415207 gene encoding uncharacterized protein — protein sequence MSRVKYNKISISDRERIIKAHEEGKDWRATATALGVNVRTAYEWLKKDQSLPKKKGGNASSKKTAAISDALVRWIEEDSTITLKGLCDHVSNEFQVNVCQNTMKNWLDGQLFSLKALRPQIVNMNNEENKVKRKEYVNQILQSRANGRTLIWIDETNFNLYCRRKEGRSKIGHKAHVILPACKGSNLHCIGAMSAMRIISFEHRRGSYKAHDCKQWLRRLIATCTADGIEKPTFIIDNAPVHSNLESELEPEEDIEIVRLAPYSYLLNPIELLWSSFKSSVKVQMQERMQEILNYRRVNNQGLTLHEYRMRILEEISDRAIQEVQQQHLLRYSNHVERYYAAALQQENIQEI from the coding sequence ATGTCTCgtgttaaatataataaaatatcaattagtgatagagaaagaatTATAAAAGCACACGAAGAAGGCAAAGATTGGCGAGCTACAGCTACAGCTTTAGGAGTGAACGTTCGTACTGCTTATGAATGGTTGAAAAAAGATCAATCACTTCCAAAAAAGAAAGGTGGTAATGCTTCTTCCAAAAAGACCGCCGCAATTTCCGATGCATTGGTTAGATGGATTGAGGAAGATTCTACAATAACATTGAAAGGCTTATGTGATCATGTTAGCAATGAATTTCAAGTTAACGTTTGCCAAAACACAATGAAAAACTGGTTGGACGggcaattattttcacttaagGCACTAAGACCACAAATAGTAAATATGAATAATGAGGAAAACAAAGTCAAGCGTAAAGAGTATGTAAACCAAATATTACAAAGTCGAGCAAATGGTAGAACTCTTATTTGGATcgatgaaacaaattttaatttatattgtcgGCGAAAAGAAGGTAGATCCAAAATAGGTCATAAAGCACACGTAATTCTTCCGGCTTGTAAAGGAAGCAATTTACATTGCATTGGGGCAATGAGTGCGATGCGAATTATCTCATTTGAACATAGAAGAGGATCCTACAAAGCTCACGACTGTAAACAATGGCTGCGTCGCTTAATAGCAACTTGCACTGCGGATGGCATCGAGAAGCcaacatttattattgataatgCTCCTGTACATTCAAATCTTGAATCTGAACTTGAACCCGAAGAAGATATAGAAATAGTACGCCTTGCTCCATATTCTTATTTACTAAATCCGATTGAGTTGTTATGGAGTAGTTTCAAATCTTCCGTAAAAGTGCAAATGCAAGAAAGAATGCAAGAAATATTGAATTACAGACGCGTTAATAATCAAGGGTTAACACTTCATGAATATAGAATGCGCATCTTAGAAGAAATTTCAGATAGAGCAATTCAAGAAGTTCAACAACAACACTTACTAAGATATTCGAATCATGTAGAACGTTATTATGCAGCAGCACTACAACAAGAAAACATTcaagaaatataa